The following proteins are encoded in a genomic region of Bufo bufo chromosome 11, aBufBuf1.1, whole genome shotgun sequence:
- the VPS45 gene encoding vacuolar protein sorting-associated protein 45, producing MNVVLAVKQYVSKMIEDSGPGMKVLLMDKETTSVVSMVYTQSEILQKEVYLFERIDSANRESMKHLKAICFLRPTKENVEYLIKELRRPKYSVYFLYFSNVISKSDVKSLAEADEQEVVSEVQEFYGDYIAVNPHVFSLNVVGCYQGRNWDPVQLSRATQGLTALLLSLKKCPMIRYQLSSEMAKRLAEGVKQVITKEYELFDFRRTEVPPLLLILDRSDDAITPLLNQWTYQAMVHELLGINNNRIDLSRVPGISKDLKEVVLSAENDEFYANNMYLNFGEIGTNIKNLMEDFQRRKPKEQQKLESIADMKAFVENYPQFKKMSGTVSKHVTVVGELSRLVSERHLMEVSEVEQELACQNDHSSALQNVKRLLQNQRVSELDATCLVMLYALHYERHSNNALQSLLSDLRNRGVSEKYRKLVSSVVEFGGKRVRGSDLFSPKDAVAITKQFFKGLKGVENVYTQHQPFLLDTLDQLIKGKLKDNMYPYVGPSTLRDRPQDIIVFMVGGATYEEAQLVYNLNRMTPGVRIVLGGTTMHNTKSFLEEVQAAGFHGRPSETYQGTMRSSVRR from the exons ATGAATGTGGTGCTGGCCGTCAAGCAATATGTGTCCAAGATGATAGAGGACAGCGGGCCGGGCATGAAGGTGCTGCTGATGGACAAGGAGACG ACAAGTGTGGTCAGTATGGTCTACACCCAGTCTGAGATCCTGCAGAAGGAGGTCTACCTGTTCGAACGCATCGACTCGGCCAACCGGGAGAGCATGAAGCACCTGAAGGCCATATGTTTCCTCCGACCCACCAAG GAAAATGTTGAGTACCTGATCAAGGAGCTGCGAAGACCAAAGTACAGCGTCTACTTCCTCT attttagcAATGTGATCAGTAAGAGTGATGTGAAGTCTCTGGCAGAGGCGGATGAACAGGAGGTGGTGTCGGAGGTGCAG GAGTTTTACGGAGATTACATTGCTGTGAACCCTCATGTCTTCTCGTTAAACGTTGTCGGCTGCTATCAG GGTCGGAACTGGGACCCCGTCCAGCTGTCTAGAGCCACACAAGGACTGACCGCTCTGCTCCTCTCCCTGAAGAAGTGTCCGATGATCCGATACCAACTCTCCTCAGAAATGGCCAAGAGGCTGGCAGAAGGGGTGAAG CAAGTCATCACCAAGGAGTATGAGCTGTTTGATTTCCGCCGCACGGAGGTGCCGCCCCTGCTTCTCATCCTGGACCGATCTGATGACGCCATCACGCCTCTGCTCAACCAG TGGACGTACCAGGCAATGGTCCACGAGTTACTGGGCATCAACAACAACCGGATTGACCTGTCCCGCGTGCCCGGCATCAGCAAGGATCTGAAGGAAGTGGTGCTGTCTGCAGAGAACGACGAGTTCTACGCTAAT AACATGTACTTGAATTTTGGAGAGATTGGGACCAACATTAAGAACCTGATGGAAGATTTCCAAAGGAGGAAACCCAAAGAACAGCAGAAGCTGGAGTCCATTGCCGATATGAAG GCTTTTGTAGAAAACTACCCCCAGTTCAAGAAAATGTCTGGCACGGTGTCCAAACATGTGACTGTGGTGGGGGAGCTGTCCCGTCTGGTGAGTGAGCGCCATCTAATGGAGGTGTCTGAGGTGGAACAGGAGCTGGCCTGTCAGAATGACCACTCCAGTGCTCTACAG aaTGTGAAACGTCTTCTGCAGAACCAGCGCGTTTCAGAACTTGACGCCACGTGTCTGGTCATGCTGTATGCTCTGCACTATGAGCGGCACAGCAACAACGCTCTGCAAAGTCTCCTCTCTGACCTCCGTAATCGAGGGGTGTCTGAAAAGTATCGCAAG CTGGTGTCTTCTGTAGTAGAGTTCGGTGGTAAGAGAGTCCGAGGCAGCGATCTCTTCAGTCCAAAGGATGCCGTGGCCATCACCAAACAGTTCTTCAAGGGACTCAAG GGGGTGGAGAACGTGTACACTCAGCACCAGCCGTTCCTCCTTGATACCCTGGACCAGCTTATAAAAGGGAAACTGAAGGACAACATGTACCCCTACGTGGGGCCCAGCACGCTGCGAGACCG GCCTCAAGATATCATCGTCTTCATGGTTGGAGGAGCGACTTATGAAGAAGCTCAGTTGGTGTATAACCTGAACCGGATGACGCCGGGGGTCCGCATTGTCCTTGGTGGTACCACCATGCATAATACAAAGAG TTTCCTGGAAGAAGTCCAAGCAGCTGGTTTCCATGGCCGCCCTTCAGAAACGTACCAGGGGACAATGCGATCATCAGTCAGGCGATGA